A single genomic interval of Aythya fuligula isolate bAytFul2 chromosome 28, bAytFul2.pri, whole genome shotgun sequence harbors:
- the NCSTN gene encoding nicastrin — MAAAAGSPRLPAWCGALRGLLLAVLAAGSCHGNSVERKIYIPLNKTAPCVRLLNATHQIGCQSSISGDTGVIHVVEKEEDLNWVLADGPHPPYMILLDGNLFNRKVLMQLKGTSRVSGLAVSIAKPNPPQGFSPGLKCPNDGFGVYSKDYGPQYAHCNTTVWNPLGSGISYEDFDFPIFLLEDANETQVIKQCYQDHNVPRDGSGPEYPLCAMQLFSHMHAVTSTVTCMRRNSIQNTFSINPETVCDPLLDYNVWSTLQPINSSGKVDREKEVIIVATRIDSHSFFWNIAPGAESAVSSFVTHLAAAEALHKASDVHLLQRNVMFTFFQGETFDYIGSSRMVYDMEKDKFPLRLDNIHSFVELNQVALRNGSVLWMHTDPVSWMNESVQTQVRNLLDILSNSSVGANVTLQEAGYSQPLPPSSFQRFLRARHIPGVVLTDHQAAFQNRYYQSMYDTPENIRMQYPEGLSPEETLEYVTDTAKSLAEVATVVARALYRLAGGANNTSAIQADPKTVTRMLYGFLIKMNNSWFQSIIKPDLKGILGDVPQHYVAVSSPVNTTYLVQYVLANLTGTVVNLTKEECLNPDKAPNTEKELYDYAWVQGSLDPNSTTRVPYCVRSTVHLTKALSPAFELRQWGSTEYSTWTESRWKEIRARIFLVASKELEIITLVVGIAILVFSLLATHFINAKADVLFSIPRDPGAVAY, encoded by the exons ATGGCGGCCGCTGCGGGGAGCCCTCGGCTGCCGGCCTGgtgcggggcgctgcgggggcTGCTTCTCGCCGTGCTGGCGGCGG GCTCCTGCCACGGGAACTCCGTGGAGAGGAAGATCTACATCCCCCTCAACAAGACGGCGCCGTGCGTTCGCCTCCTGAACGCCACTCACCAGATCGGCTGCCAGT cctCCATCAGCGGGGACACGGGAGTGATCCACGTGGTTGAGAAGGAGGAGGACCTCAACTGGGTGCTTGCTGATGGCCCGCACCCACCCTACATGATACTGCTGGACGGGAACCTTTTCAACAG GAAGGTGCTGATGCAGCTGAAGGGAACCTCCCGAGTGTCAGGCCTTGCCGTGTCCATTGCCAAACCTAACCCTCCCCAGGGGTTCTCTCCTGGTTTGAAGTGCCCCAATGACGGGTTTG gTGTCTATTCCAAAGATTATGGCCCTCAATATGCGCACTGCAATACGACTGTGTGGAATCCTCTGGGGAGTGGGATTTCATATGAGGATTTTGACTTCCCTATTTTTCTACTTGAAGATGCCAACGAGACTCAAGTTATTAAGCAG TGTTATCAAGACCATAATGTCCCTCGTGATGGATCTGGCCCTGAGTACCCTCTATGTGCCATGCAGCTTTTTTCCCACATGCATGCTGTCACCAGCACTGTTACATGCATGAGACGCAACTCCATCCAAAACACGTTCAGCATTAACCCAG AGACCGTATGTGATCCGCTTCTTGATTACAATGTGTGGAGCACCTTGCAACCTATCAATTCCTCTGGAAAAGTCGATCGTGAGAAGGAAGTTATCATTGTCGCTACACGA ATTGACAGCCATTCCTTCTTCTGGAACATTGCACCCGGGGCAGAGAGTGCCGTCTCCTCTTTTGTGACCCacttggctgctgctgaagctcTTCATAAAGCATCAGATGTTCATTTGCTACAAAGAAATGTAATGTTCACCTTCTTCCAAGGG gaGACCTTTGATTATATTGGCAGTTCACGAATGGTGTATGATATGGAAAAAGACAAGTTTCCTCTCCGTTTGGACAACATTCATTCATTTGTGGAGTTGAATCAG GTGGCTCTAAGGAATGGCTCCGTTTTATGGATGCATACAGACCCTGTCTCTTGGATGAATGAATCTGTCCAAACACAG GTTAGAAACCTGCTCGATATTCTGAGTAATAGCAGCGTGGGAGCAAATGTAACTTTGCAGGAAGCTGGATATTCGCAGCCTCTTCCCCCATCTTCCTTCCAGCGCTTCCTTCGGGCCCGGCACATCCCCGGAGTGGTCCTAACTGACCACCAGGCTGCCTTCCAGAACAG ATACTACCAGAGCATGTACGACACTCCAGAGAACATCCGGATGCAATACCCTGAGGGGCTTAGCCCTGAGGAGACCTTGGAGTATGTCACAGACACAGCCAAG TCCCTGGCAGAAGTTGCCACAGTGGTCGCCCGTGCTCTCTACCGGCTTGCAGGGGGAGCCAACAACACCTCTGCTATTCAGGCAGATCCAAAAACG GTTACTCGAATGCTGTATGGGTTTCTGATTAAAATGAACAATTCCTGGTTTCAGTCCATCATTAAGCCTGACCTTAAAGGGATTCTTG GTGATGTTCCCCAGCACTATGTCGCTGTTTCCAGCCCTGTGAACACCACTTACCTTGTGCAGTATGTTCTGGCCAACCTCACAGGCACTGTTGTTAACCTCACCAAGGAAGAGTGTTTGAACCCTGATAAAGCACCAAACACTGAGAAAGAA CTGTATGATTATGCCTGGGTGCAGGGTTCTCTGGACCCTAACTCGACAACTCGAGTCCCCTACTGTGTTCGGTCAACTGTTCACCTAACCAAAGCGCTCTCTCCTGCCTTTGAGCTGAGGCAATGGGGATCTACAGAATATTCCACATGGACAGAGAGTCGGTGGAAGGAGATCCGCGCCCGGATATTTCTGGTAGCCAGCAAGGAGCTAGAG ATAATCACTTTGGTTGTGGGCATTGCCATTCTGGTCTTCTCCCTCCTCGCCACACATTTTATCAACGCCAAAGCGGATGTACTTTTTAGCATCCCTCGGGACCCTGGGGCTGTGGCTTACTGA